Sequence from the uncultured Draconibacterium sp. genome:
CAATCCGAACAGGGAATTACCAATTACCTGCGCCGGACACGCTGATATTATTCAGAAAGACAACGGACAGTGGTGGTCGGTATTTTTGGCCTGCCGCCCAATCGATAATAGATTTGAAAACCTGGGGCGCGAAACTTTTATGATGCCTGTTCGCTGGAGTCAGGACGGGTTTCCGTATATGACCAAAGATGACGAATTGGTGCCACGCATAATTCGCATGGAAGGCGTAAAAAGAGACTCATCGATCACTTTCGGGAACTTTGAAAAGAACGATGATTTTAACGCCACCGAACTGGGAATGGAGTGGCTAACCATTCGTGGAAATGCTGCAGACTTATACGATCTTAAAGAGAATCCGGGATTTCTCACATTAAAATGTGCTGATGTAGCTTCCAACGAATTAAAGGTGCCGGCTTTTGTGGGGCGTCGTTTACAGCATCACAAATTTGAAAGTACCACTAAAATGTACTTCACCCCTGGTTCAGAAACGGAGTCGGCAGGAATGGTTTTAATGAAAAACGAACAGCATCAGTATTTAATGGTAGTAGAAAAAGTTAATGAGCAGAAAGTAGCCAGTGTAAAAATGGTTACTGATACAACAGTTGAAGTTATTAACTCAGAAGCCATTGAAGCTGAAGAAGGGCCTGTTCAGTTGAAAATAACATCGAATGGTCCTGAATTTAGTTTCTATTATGCGCTGGACGACAACGAATGGAAACTACTGGCCGATAAAGTTGATGCTTCGTATTTGTCGACGGCCAGAGCCGGAGGATTTACTGGTACAACAATCGGAATGTATGCTTCAGGAAAGAAATTTGAATTTAATCAATAAATAATTACGCACTTAATTCAATGTCAAATTTATAAATGAAAAACTTAGATCTTATGAGGAAAAACACTTACGGACATTCTGTCCTTCATTATTTCTATTCGACCACTCATTCTTCACCATAGTTAAAACGCGGTGTAAAGCAGAGTGAATAAAATCAATTTCTAATGAAAATTAGAACTCTTTTGTCAATTTAATAGAGAATATAATGAAACACAGAATTAATTTATCATCTCAAAAAGCTTTGTCAGCTTTGATGAAGAACTACTTGATAAAGACACTGGTAGTTATACTTGGGATTTTTATCAATTTATCGTTGTTTGCTCAGGATACCAAAACCATCTCGGGAACGGTTGTTGATGAGCAAGACAACCCGGTAATTGGTGCTACAGTAATCGTTAAAGGTACGCAAATTGGTGTGCCTACCGATCTAGACGGAAATTTTGAGCTGCAAGTTCCAACCGATAAAGAGATCCTGCTGATCTCGTTTATTGGAATGGAGCCTCAGGAAATTAACATTGCTAACCAAACTAAGCTGCAGGTTGTACTTGCGCCATCGAGCGTGCAACTGGAAGAGACTATTGTTGTTGGTTATGGCCAGCAAAAGAAGGAGAGTGTTGTTGGGGCGATCACCCAAACAACTGGTGAAGTGTTACAACGTGCTGCCGGTGTTACCGATATTGGAATGGCATTAACCGGTAACCTTCCGGGTGTAATAACCATTAACAGCTCGGGTATGCCGGGCGAGGAAGATCCGCAAATTATTATTCGTTCAGCAAGTTCGTGGAACAACAGCGACCCACTGGTATTGGTTGATGGTGTTGAACGTCCGATGAGTGGTGTGGATATGAACTCGGTTGAGTCGGTTTCGGTACTGAAAGATGCCTCGGCAACAGCGGTTTTTGGTGTGAAAGGTGCAAACGGTGTTATCCTGATTACGACTAAACGTGGTAAAGAAGGGTCAGCACGTATTGATGTTTCGGCCAACATGACCATGAAAGTACCATCGAAACTACCTAACAAACTGGATTCGTACGATGCTTTAATGGCACGTAACTACGCTATTGAGCACGAATTGGGTGTTTCTCCTGATTCGTGGGGATATATGACTCCGCAGAATATTATTGAAAAATACCGTTACCCGGCTGATTTGGCTGAGGCTGAGCGTTATCCGAATGTCGACTGGCAGGATGTACTGTTTAAAGATTATGCCATGTCGTATAACGCCAACTTAAATGTATCGGGAGGTACTAAGTTTGTTAAATATTTTGCCTCGGCAGACTTTGCAAGCGAAGGTGACCTTTTTTATGTTTTCGATAACGGACGTAACTATGAATCGGGTTATGGCTACAACCGTATTAACGTACGTAGTAACCTCGATTTCCAGCTTACAAAATCTACCGTATTCAGGTTAAACCTGGCCGGATCGAACGGACAGAAGAAAACACCATGGGGACAAACCAATTCGGGCGACTGGGCCGTTGCGCAGCAGTGGGCCGGTGCCTATAACATTGCGCCTGATGTGTTTTTGCCACAATATTCAGATGGTTCATGGGGATTCTACCCAAACATCTCGAATGTTTCAAACTCGGCTCAAAACCTGTCGCTTTCAGGAACCATGCTTTCGACAACAACACAAATCAACACCGACTTCATTTTGGAGCAGGAGTTGAATTTTATTACCGAAGGCCTGAAGTTCCGTGGTGCGATCTCATGGGATAACACTTTCCTGGAGAATAACAGGGGTATTAACGACCTTTTTAACGATGCACAGCAAAAATGGATTGATCCTGCCACTGGTATCGCCACTTATAAAAAGGAATATGAAAATAACAATAAATTCGATTTCCAACAGGGCGTGCTCTGGAATACGTCTGCCGGTTCGGTTCAAAACTATGCAACCCAACGTAACCTGGAATACCAGTTGCGTTTAAACTGGGATCGCCAGTTTGGTAACCATAGTATTACCGCGATGGGTATGTTTAGCCGTAAAGAACGCGCACAAGGTAACGTGATTCCTTCTTTCCGTGAAGACTGGGCATTCCGTACCACATACGACTATAAATCGCGCTATTTCTTAGAGTATAATGGTGCATATAACGGATCAGAAAGATTTTCCAAAGACTATCGTTTTGCCTTTTTTAGTTCAGGGGCAATTGGCTGGATGATCTCTGAAGAATCATTTATGGAAAATGTTGAATTCCTGGATATGTTAAAGTTAAGGGCTTCGTATGGTGAAATTGGTGACGATAATATCAATGGCCGATGGCTGTATCTTACACAATGGGCTTACGGTGGTAACTCATCACTTGACTTAAACCACGGAACCAGCCCTTACGACTGGTACCGTGAATCAACAGTTGGAAACCCTGATGTACGCTGGGAGACAGTTAGAAAGTTTAATGCGGGTATTGACTATGCTTTTCTTGACGGGCTATTGGCCGGTAGCGTAGAATATTTCCGTGATAACCGTGTTGATATTCTTATTAATGGTAACGACCGTGCAGTTCCTTCATATTATGGACCTACACCTCCAACAGCTAACCTTGGAGAAGTAGAAACCAACGGATATGAATTACAATTGCGCGTAAATAAGGTGCTTAATAACGGCGTTCGTTTGTGGGGTGATATGAGTATGACGCATGCAGTAAATGAGATTATTGAAAGAGATGATCCTGCATTGTTCGAAGATTACCGTAAACAAGCCGGTTACAGCCTTGGACAAACAAGAACTTATGTTGATGCAGGTTATTTTAATACCTACGATGCATTATACGGTAGCCCGATGCACGATACCAACGATCCGTATAAAGTTCCGGGAGACTATTACATCCTCGATTTTAATGCAGATGGTGTTATTGATAGTAAAGATCAGATCCCTTATGGATACGCCGGATCTCCACAAAATACTTACAACGCTACAGTAGGTGTTGAATGGAAAGGCTTTAGTGCATTTGTTCAGTTCTACGGTGTAAACAATGTAACCCGTAACGTACCATTAACCAGTTTCGGAAGCAAGCTGAATACCGTTTATGATTTTGGAACATGGTGGTCGCAAGAAACACCAAATGCCGATGTAACTGTTCCGCGTTGGTTGTCGGAACCTAGCTATAATAATGGTACTCAGTACTTGTTCGATGGTTCGTATGTTCGATTGAAAAATGCTGAAGTAGCTTATACCATTAATGGAGGTTGGATCAACAACATTGGTTTCCGCACCCTGAAAATTTTTATTAATGGAAACAACTTGTGGGTATGGTCGAAAATGCCGGATGACCGCGAATCGAACTTCGCCGGATCGGGTGGACAGGGTGCTTACCCAACTTTGAAACGATATAATTTAGGAATAAGATTTACACTATAATTATGAGTACAATGAAAAATATACATAAGACGCTTTTGAAGAGTGGTGTACTGTTCATCATGTTATTGGGGCTCTTTTCCTGTGAAGATTACCTGGATAAAGCACCCGAATCGATCGTATCGGAGGAGGTAGCGTTTAGTAATTTTACCAATTTCCAGGGTTATATTGAAGAGATTTACAACTGTATCCCTGATAAAGAAAAGAAATACTGGACCACCTCGTGGAACTGGGGTGACGATGAGCTGTTTAACCTTGAAGGTAGCTGGCACATGACCAACCAGGTTGATATTGGTAACTTCTGGGCATGGCAAAACAATCCCGGTACCTGGTTTGACGATGATAATGCAAATCCAACTTCTACCAATAAATTTGATCATGGTTTATATGCGCATGCATGGTATTGCATTCGTAAAGCAAATATGGGCCTCGAAAATCTTGACTTGTTAACTGTGGCAACACAAGAGGAAAGAAATTTTATTGAAGGACAGCTCTACTTTTTCAGAGCATGGTGGCATCTTGAAATGATGCAATACCTGGGTGGTTTGCCTTATATTGATTACGTATTACCTGCAGGTGAAAAACTTACTTTACCACGACTGAGCTATCAGGAATGTGCAGATAAAGCCGGAGCCGATTTAAGAAAAGCTGCCAACTTACTGCCAATCGACTGGGACGAAACAACAGTTGGTAGAAATACTTTGGGTAAGAACCAGTTACGCGCCAATAAAATTATGGCTTTGGGTTACCTGGGTAAAAACTACCTGTGGGCTGCAAGTCCGTTAATGAAAAACGGTGCCGAAACAGGTGGTGCCAATACCTATAACTACGACGAGGATTATGCACGCAAAGCCGCCGAAGCTTTTGGCGAATTGCTGAATCTTGTTGAAGGTGGGCAAACACAATATGCATTGGTAGATTTTGATTATGAAGACATTTATAATCACAAAAAATCGAGCGGTGTTGATACGAAGTACAGCGATATGTTCTATACTACCGGACAAAACTGGTTAATGCCGGGTTCTACCGAAGCAATTTTCCGTGGTCCTTCAACCGATTACAATGGTAGTAACTGGAATACAACAAAAACTTTCGGACCAAAAGTAAAAGGTTTGGTAGAACACGATAACATCATTCACCATCCTACAGCCAATTACGTGAAGAATTATGGTATGGCTAATGGTTTGCCATTGGATGATCCGGAATCTGGTTTTGATCCTGAATATCCTTTTAAAGACCGTGATCCTCGTTTCTACCACGACATTGTTTTTGATGGATTTAAATATGTGAATGCCACAATGCCTGCTGATATGGAATACCTGCGCTACACAGGTTTGGCATCAAACGGAACCATGCGTAATCCTGCCGATGGTAGCCGAACAGGTTATCTGATTCAGAAACTGGTACCACATACAGCAAATAAATACGATGGAGCTTATAACTGGAGTTATAACCTGCATACCTATCTGCCATACATGCGTTTAGGAGATATTTATACCATGTATGCCGAAGCATGTGCCGCTTTTGGTGGTGCTTCAGGAAAAGCATCAAATTTCACAAAAACAGCTGAAGATGCGCTTAACACGCTTCGCGATCGTTGTGGAGCCGGCCATGTTGCTGCTTCGTATACGGCAAGCCGTGAAAAATTCATCGACGAGGTGAGAAGAGAACGTGCTGTAGAGCTTTCATTCGAAGGCTTCCGCTTTAACGACTTACAACGTTGGTTGTTGCTTACCGAGTATCCTTACAATGTAAAGACTTCTCAAGAGTTTGACCGGGTAGAAGCCCCTGATTTCTATGAGAACAATGATCCAAGAGATGCAAGGGTAGCCAACTTTAGAGAAGAAGTCATTTTAACACGTCAGTTTGGAGTTAAACACTACTGGTTCCCGCTTAAAATCGAGGATGTATCTATGTATCCTGAATTTGGGCAGAATCCGGGCTGGTAGCCAGATTGAGTTAAAGTATTATGTAATTATAATCGAATAAGCAATGAAACATATACAAAAGAGATTCATTTTATTTGCCCTGTTTGCAGTAGTTCCGTTTTTGATGAACGCGCAAACTCTGGCAGGAAATGAAACGGATACGATCATTATAACCGATGACCCATTAGTGCAGGTACCTTTTCGTAAGGTAGCTCAAAGCGACATTTTGGGTGGTGTTTCGGTGGTCGATCTCGAAGAATTAACCAAAAAGAACTATAATACATATAGTTTAGACAATATGCAGGGCTACATCGGTGGTTTCACCGGTAATGCACTGTGGGGCATGGGCGAATACCTGGTGCTGGTTGACGGAATACCACGTGCGGCCAACAATGTGTTGCCAACCGAGATTGAGCAGATAACTTTCCTGAAGTCAGCTGCTGCAGTTGTACTTTATGGTAGCCGTGCTTCAAAAGGTGCCATTTTAATTTCTACAAAACGAGGTAAAGACACACCTCTTGAAATTAATGTGCGTGCAAACACCGGTTTCCATGTATCAAAAAGTAATCCTTCTTATTTAGGATCGGCACAGTACATGACACTATTTAACGAAGCACGTGTAAACGATGGTCAGTCGCCTTTGTACAGCGATGAAGATATTTACCATTATGCATCGGGAAGCAATCCATACCGTTACCCGAATGTGGATTTCTATTCATCGGATTATTTAAAGTCGTACTACAACCGTACCGATGTTTCTACTGAAATTTTGGGAGGTAATGAACGTGCCAGGTTTTACACCAATATTGGCTACTACCGTCAGGGCGATGTTTTTGACTTTGGCGAAGCTGCTGATAATTTCACCGACCGCCTGAATATCCGCGGTAATATCGATTTAAATCTGAATGATTTTATCAGTGCCTATATCAATACAAATGCAACTTTCTACAATTCAAGAAGTGCAAATTCAAGCGAGGAAAATGGCAATTACTGGACTGCTGCATCTACATTGCGTCCTAACCGTGTTGCTCCGCTAATTCCACTTGATTTTATCGATCCAAACGATCAACAATCGTGGAATTTGGTAAATGGAAGCGAAAACATTATCGGAGGTCAGTATTTCTTGGGAGGTACACAGGTGGATCAAACCAATATTTTTGCTGATTATTATGCGGGCGGTTACAGCAAGTGGACAAGCCGTCAGTTTCAGTTTGATACCGGTTTGGATTTCGATCTGAAAGGAATTACAGAAGGATTAAAATTCCATACACAGTTTGCAGTTGATTATGCTACTTCATACAGCACATCATATAATAACTCTTATGCAGTGTATGAACCAAGCTGGTACGACTACAACGGTACCGATGTTATTGCCGGTATAACCAAGTATAATAATGATGAAAAATCAGGTCAGCAAAATGTTGGAGGAAGTACCAGCAATCAAACTATTGCGTTCTCAGGGTACTTTACCTACGACAAAACAATAAATGCAGACCACAACCTGAATGCAATGTTAATTGCCTCGGGTTATCAAATTACAAACTCAGGTCAGTATCATCGCACAAGCAGTGCAAATGCCGGTTTGCAGTTAGGTTACAACTACAAGCATAAATACTATGCTGACTTTAGTGCATCGGTAATCCACTCGGCAAAACTGCCCGAAGGAAACCGTCAGGCACTGTCGCCAACTGTAAGTTTAGGATGGAAAATCAGTGAAGAGGATTTTATGGCCAACTCATCTGTATTTGATGAATTGAGCCTGAACTTGTCGGGAAGTATCCTGAATTCAGACCTCGATATTGAAGATTTCTATATGTACGAAGCCACCTACACGCAAGCCAGCGGTGCATGGTGGGGATGGTACGATGGAGCATCGGAACGCTCAACCAACTCGAAACGAGGTGGAAATGATGAATTGGATTTTGTAAAACGTAAAGAAGTATCGGCTACTTTGATGGCTTCGCTTTGGGAAAAACTTTTAACGGTTAACACTTCGTTCTTTATCAATTCTACTGAAGGATTGTTGATTACACCGTCTACCATTTTCCCGAATTACTTTTTTACCTACTGGCCCGAAGCTTCATTTATTCCTAACGTTAACTTCAATAACGATAAGCGCGTAGGATTCGACTTTAATGTGAACGTAAACAAGCAGGTTGGTGAGGTAGATCTTACATTGGGTGTTTCGGGTATTTATTATACCACTGAAGCTACACAACGCGACGAAAATTACGAATACGATTATCAGTACCGCGAAGGTTTAGCAATTGACGGACTTTGGGGGCTGGAAAGTGCAGGTTTATTCCAGAGTGCTGAAGAAGTTGCCAGTTCTCCTGAACAAAAATTTGGTGGATCGGTTAAACCCGGCGACATTAAGTATGTGGATCAAAACGGCGACAATTTAATCGACGATAAAGATCAGGTATATCTTGGCCGCGCCGGATGGAGTGGAGCACCACTTACTTTGGGTGTAAACTTTACGGCAAAATACAAAGGCTTTACATTCTTTGCTCTGGGTACCGGAAATTATGGCGCTTATGCTATGAAAAATGACGCGTACCACTGGGTATACGGAGATAGAAAATACTCTGAAGTAGTGCTCGACCGTTGGACAGAAGAAACAAAAGCCACTGCTACTTATCCGCGACTGACAACAGAAAATGGAAGTAACAATTTCCGTAGCTCTGATTTCTGGATGTACAAAACCGACCGTTTTAATTTGGCGAAAGTTCAGATCACTTATGATCTGCCACAAAGCCTGATTCAAAACAGTTTGTTCGAAAACATCTCGACTTACGTAAGTGGAGCCAACCTGTTAACTATTTCGAAGGAAAAAGATATCCTGGAACTGGAATTTGACAGTGCTCCGCAAACGCGATTCTTTAACATTGGTTTAAAGGCCACATTCTAATAAGTAACACTAAAGAATTTTAACGATGAAGAATATAATAAAATTAGTGGTTCTTGTACTTCTGTTCACCGCCTGCGACGACATGTTCGAGCCGGCTTTGGAGAACAACAGGGGACTTGACGCGATGTACAACGAGCCTACATATGCACAAGGTATTTTGGCCAACGCATACATATTATTGCCTTATTCGTCGGCTCCGCAAAGCGATGTGGCAACAGATGATGCAGTAACCAACGATAACGAAAACGATTACCTGGCAATGGCTACCGGTTCGTGGACCGCCAGTACTAATCCATTATCGCAATGGCAAGGCCGAAGAAATGCTATTCAGTACATCAATCTGTTTTTAGCCAATACCGACGAGGTGGTTTGGAGTAAAGATGAGGTGATTAACACCATGTATAACGACCGTTTGAAAGGTGAAGCTTATGCGCTGAGAGCTGTTCAAATGTTTGCACTTTTGAAGGCTCATGGTGGTTGGACTGCCGGTGGAGAACTGTTAGGTGTACCAATTGTAACCGAGCCGGAAACTGCTGAGTCAGACTTTAATCTGCCACGTAATACATTCCAGGAATGTATCGATCAGATTATTGCTGATGCGAATACTGCAATGGATCTTTTACCATTGGATTTCGGCGATTTATCTGATGGCGAAATTCCTTCAAAATACCAGTCGTTGGGAGTTACCAACGCCGGCGATTACAACCGTGTAAACGGTAACCATATGCGTGGCCGTATTACCGGACGTATTGTTGAAGCCGTTCGTGCACAGGCTGCTTTATTGGCTGCCAGTCCGGCTTACAACACTGGAACAACGGTATCGTGGGAAGATGCTGCAAACTTTGCTGCCGATGTTCTGGACCGTGTTGGCGGACCAAATGGTTTGGCCGCTAACGGACATACCTGGTATGCCAATACAAGCGAAATTGAAGCATTGGCTTCAGGTGTAGCGCCTCCTGAAATTATCTGGAGAGGCGATGTTGGCCAGAATAACGATCTGGAAACCGATAACTTCCCTCCGTCGTTATACGGAAACGGACGTGTAAATCCAACACAAAACCTGGTTGATGCATTCCCAACCGTAGATGGTTATCCAATAACTGATCCTTCGAGCAGTTATGATCCTGCAAATCCATATGCAAACCGCGACCCACGATTGAATGACTATGTGGTGGTAAACGAAAGTACACAGGGACCAAACAGCGATGTAATTGTAACCGGTACTTACAGCGATAACAACGACGGAATCAACAAGGAAAACGGATTATCGACCCGTACAGGTTACTACTTGCGTAAATTATTACGTTACGACTGTAATCCGAATCCAGAGTTCGATACCGAACAAAAGCACTACGCTGCGCGTATTCGCTACACCGAAATATTCCTGGCCTACGCCGAAGCTGCTAACGAAGCCTGGGGACCAACAGGAAATGGAGGTAACTCTTATTCTGCTTACGATGTTATTAAAGCAATCCGCGAAAGAGCAGGAATAGGCCTTGATAATGGCGATGCCTACCTGGAATCAGTTAAAGGCGATCAGGATGCAATGCGCGAGTTGATCCGAAACGAACGTCGTATCGAACTTTGTTTCGAGAATCAGCGCTTCTGGGATTTACGTCGCTGGGAGGTAGCAAACCTGAACGAAACGGCTCGTGGTATACAAATCGATGAAACGGATGGTACAAATACTTACTCTCCAATTGATGTGGAGTCGAGAAATTATGCCGACTATATGTATTATGGACCAGTTCCATACGGTGAATTACAGAAATGGAGTAACCTGGAACAAAATGCAGGTTGGTAATTTTCTGAATATTAATTGAAAATATTGAAAGATATGAAACAGATTAAATTTTTAATGATAGTGTCAGCCGGAATATTTGCAATGCTATTCACGTCTTGCGAGAATCAGGATGTAGAGTTCCCGGATTTTGACTACAGCACCGTATATTTTGCCTATCAATATCCGGTAAGGACTATTGTGCTTGGCGAAGATATTATCGATAATACGCTGGATAACGAACATAAATGCGAAATTTACGCTACCATGGGTGGTGTTTACGCTAACGATCAAAGTATTGGTATCGATGTAACTGTCGACAATAGCTTGTGCAACAATCTGTATTTCGATAGCGAATTTACGATGCCGGTTCAGGCTATGCCAACCAACTACTACTCGTTGGCGGCCGATAAAATCTATTTGGATAAAACCTTATTAGATGGCGTTGAAGTTCAACTTTCGGATGCATTTTTTGCCGATCCGGATGCACTAAAAAGTACCTATGTTATTCCTTTGCGAATGACTAATGTGGTAAATGCAGACTCTATTCTTTCAGGAGTTCCTAAGTTTGACGGAGCTACTAGAGGAAAAGACACCGACTGGGATGTTTTACCTAAAGACTTTGTTCTTTATTGCGTAAAATTCATCAATCCTTGGCATGGTTATTACCTGCGCCGTGGTGAAGATGTAATTACCGAAGGCGGAGCAACCAGTACCGTTACCCGCGGGGCTGAATATGTTGAAGATGATGAGGTGGTTGCATTAAATACTGCTTCTTTGAATACGGTTGAATTCCCCGTTACACTTGTTGATGAAAACGGTGAAAACGTAACATGCACTTTGTTACTTACGTTCGATGACCAGAATGCCTGTACTATTTCTTCAGTAAGTGAAGGATTTACCGCATCGGGTAGTGGTTCTTTTGTTATCGATGGAGAGAAAAACAGCTGGGGAAACAAAGACCGTAATGCGCTTTACCTGGACTATACCATTGATATGGGAAGCAAAAGTTATGCAACAAGTGATATACTGGTTGTTCGCGACCGGGGTGTTACGATGGAAACATTCTCGCCATCATATAATGTAAACTAATCGCTAAAACCAAGATGAAGATGAAATACATAAATAAACTTTTGCTGGGTGCCGTTTCTGTTCTTTTTATGGCATCCTGCGTTGATGATAGTTTACTCGATTACAGAGTCGATAAACCGGAAAGTCTTGTTCAACAGGAGTATTTGAATGATTACGATGTGTTGAAATC
This genomic interval carries:
- a CDS encoding RagB/SusD family nutrient uptake outer membrane protein; protein product: MKNIIKLVVLVLLFTACDDMFEPALENNRGLDAMYNEPTYAQGILANAYILLPYSSAPQSDVATDDAVTNDNENDYLAMATGSWTASTNPLSQWQGRRNAIQYINLFLANTDEVVWSKDEVINTMYNDRLKGEAYALRAVQMFALLKAHGGWTAGGELLGVPIVTEPETAESDFNLPRNTFQECIDQIIADANTAMDLLPLDFGDLSDGEIPSKYQSLGVTNAGDYNRVNGNHMRGRITGRIVEAVRAQAALLAASPAYNTGTTVSWEDAANFAADVLDRVGGPNGLAANGHTWYANTSEIEALASGVAPPEIIWRGDVGQNNDLETDNFPPSLYGNGRVNPTQNLVDAFPTVDGYPITDPSSSYDPANPYANRDPRLNDYVVVNESTQGPNSDVIVTGTYSDNNDGINKENGLSTRTGYYLRKLLRYDCNPNPEFDTEQKHYAARIRYTEIFLAYAEAANEAWGPTGNGGNSYSAYDVIKAIRERAGIGLDNGDAYLESVKGDQDAMRELIRNERRIELCFENQRFWDLRRWEVANLNETARGIQIDETDGTNTYSPIDVESRNYADYMYYGPVPYGELQKWSNLEQNAGW
- a CDS encoding DUF5627 domain-containing protein; the protein is MKQIKFLMIVSAGIFAMLFTSCENQDVEFPDFDYSTVYFAYQYPVRTIVLGEDIIDNTLDNEHKCEIYATMGGVYANDQSIGIDVTVDNSLCNNLYFDSEFTMPVQAMPTNYYSLAADKIYLDKTLLDGVEVQLSDAFFADPDALKSTYVIPLRMTNVVNADSILSGVPKFDGATRGKDTDWDVLPKDFVLYCVKFINPWHGYYLRRGEDVITEGGATSTVTRGAEYVEDDEVVALNTASLNTVEFPVTLVDENGENVTCTLLLTFDDQNACTISSVSEGFTASGSGSFVIDGEKNSWGNKDRNALYLDYTIDMGSKSYATSDILVVRDRGVTMETFSPSYNVN